The following coding sequences lie in one Arachis hypogaea cultivar Tifrunner chromosome 4, arahy.Tifrunner.gnm2.J5K5, whole genome shotgun sequence genomic window:
- the LOC140184055 gene encoding uncharacterized protein: MEVAPGPGDRARVAGAEGAASVASQRGGRRSPQQHARTRPFGGTGGDSAIIMQELRHRVQNLERQLADRERDGWSTDPSYTPSPGGEEEESSHRSHSRRISASRTETEESPIPRRRNDTVIYSRGRQTRPTIRGREDGEGKTERTRQPVIMGATPFHRSILEARLPKHFDKPTDMRYDGTQDPLEHLTAFEARMNLEGVGDEVRCRAFPVTLAGPAIRWFNGLPQGSIYSFPDISRAFLAQFTTRIAKAKHPINLLGVTQRQGEPTRSLCLTNGLLNENFRKHLTTKPVWTMHEIQTVAKEYINDEEVSRVVAANKRQPGYGQARQSGGDGERTKEKAREEASNKAPRPFPRVGKFTNYTPLALPIVEVYQQIAEKGILPKPRPLKDRTGGNKNLYCDYHKGYGHQTQDCFDLKDALEQAIREGKLAAFSHLIREPRRRYRDQDEEGKTRSAKRRQEPEDRDHGLTVINVVTAKNAAPKSRSAHKKDAKILAISSQPVQNTKKPPSISFGPEDQWFSDAPENPPMVITARVGTGLVKRILVDTGADSNIMFRNVFDALGLKDADLTTHQHGVIGLGDHFIKPDGVISLPISVGQIRGRRSAMAEFVILRDSTAYNIILGRKTINDFEAIINTRLLVMKFVTDDGSIGTIRGDLETAVACDNASLSLRKKSKEASGVFLADLDARVEDKPRPEPEGDLEKFSIGDEGEKFTFVNKNLPHELKEPLIEMIRANRDLFAWTPADMPGIDPQIISHHLAVKPEARPVSQRRRKMSAERAEEVAKQTAGLLEAGFIREVDYSTWLSNVVATYQRLMNRIFHNLIGKTVEVYVDDILAKTTRPDDLLNDLASVFASLRQHGMRLNPLKCAFAMEAGKFLGFMITQRGVEANPEKCQAILQMKSPGCIKDVQRLAGRLTSLSRFLGASAAKALPFFNLMKKGIAFEWTPACEEAFRHFKEVLAAPPVLGKPRDGEPLYLYLAITSEALAAVLVREDGKTQQPVYFISKALQGAELRYSKLEKLALALLTSSRRLKQYFQSHQVVVRTDQGIRQVLQKPDLAGRMMTWSIELSQYDIRYEPRQAIKAQAMADFLVEVAGDPGEDIGTRWKLHVDGASNQTYGGAGIILESPNGVVYEQSVRFEFPISNNQAEYEALIGGLTLATEVGAKRLEVCSDSQVITSQVNGSYQAKDPLLQKYLEKVKSLSQKFDEVTIQHVPRERNTRADLLSKLASTKPGLGNRSLIQGMTREPAITLHIATLSPSWLDPITNYLEHGQVPGDEKDALKLRREAAKYAVIQGQMFRKGLSQPLLKCLHPDQTDYVLKEVHEGCCGHHIGGKALARKLIRAGYYWPTMMADSKEFVKKCIKCQQNANFAKAPANELSLLTTSRPFAQWGVDLLGPFPVGPGQVKYLIVAIDYYTKWIEAEPLASISSAHCRKFMWRQVITRFGIPEVVISDNGAQFTDKKFTGFLNGLGIRQKFSSVEHPRTNGQVESANKVILSGLKRRLDNKKGAWADELASVLWSYRTTEQSSTKETPFRLTYGVDAVIPVEIGEPSPRLLLKGVEEAVEKDLIEEAREMAHLTETALKQRVALRYNTKVLKRELEPNDLVLRRNDIGLPTPGEGKLAANWEGPYRIKEVMGKGAFKLERLDGKETNHLVANNDTTRPGTDHPGRTSTTL; the protein is encoded by the exons ATGGAAGTCGCGCCGGGCCCCGGCGACCGAGCTCGAGTAGCCGGAGCGGAGGGGGCAGCCTCCGTCGCCTCACAACGAGGAGGCCGGAGATCCCCCCAACAACACGCGAGAACCCGACCGTTCGGGGGAACGGGCGGCGATAGCGCCATAATAATGCAGGAGCTACGCCACAGAGTCCAGAACCTTGAACGACAGCTAGCCGACCGGGAGAGGGATGGATGGTCTACCGATCCAAGCTACACCCCGTCTCCCGGGGGCGAGGAGGAAGAGAGCTCTCACCGAAGCCACTCACGGCGTATATCTGCATCCCGGACGGAAACAGAGGAATCACCTATTCCAAGAAGACGGAACGACACGGTCATCTACTCTCGCGGCAGACAAACTCGCCCAACGATAAGAGGTCGTGAGGACGGAGAAGGGAAAACCGAGAGAACACGACAACCTGTGATAATGGGTGCCACGCCGTTCCACCGATCTATCCTCGAGGCCCGGTtgccgaaacacttcgacaaaccgacggacatgaggtatgacgGAACCCAAGACCCTCTAGAACATCTCACGGCCTTTGAGGCTAGAATGAACCTAGAGGGAGTAGGCGACGAGGTAAGGTGCCGCGCCTTCCCGGTAACCTTAGCAGGACCAGCGATCAGATGGTTTAATGGCCTCCCTCAAGGCTCCATTTACAGTTTCCCGGACATCAGCCGCGCCTTCCTGGCCCAATTCACAACACGAATAGCAAAAGCCAAGCATCCTATCAACCTTCTCGGGGTAACCCAGAGACAGGGAGAGCCGACCAGAAG TCTCTGCCTGACGAATGGCCTCCTCAACGAGAACTTTCGAAAACACCTTACCACGAAGCCGGTTTGGACAATGCATGAAATCCAAACGGTGGCGAAGGAGTACATCAACGACGAGGAGGTCAGCCGAGTAGTGGCAGCCAATAAGCGGCAGCCCGGTTACGGCCAGGCTCGGCAGTCCGGAGGAGACGGTGAAAGAACAAAGGAAAAGGCTAGAGAGGAGGCATCGAACAAGGCACCTAGGCCGTTCCCTCGAGTTGGGAAATTTACTAACTACACTCCACTCGCCCTTCCCATAGTGGAAGTTTATCAACAAATAGCTGAGAAGGGAATTCTTCCGAAACCCCGACCACTCAAGGACCGCACGGGTGGAAACAAGAACCTTTATTGTGATTACCATAAGGGATACGGCCATCAAACACAGGACTGTTTCGACCTGAAGGATGCATTAGAACAGGCgataagggaaggaaaactagcagCGTTCTCCCACCTCATCAGGGAGCCGAGAAGGCGTTATCGCGACCAGGACGAGGAAGGCAAGACACGCTCGGCCAAGCGGCGACAGGAGCCCGAAGATAGAGACCATGGCCTCACTGTGATAAACGTGGTAACGGCAAAAAACGCCGCACCAAAGTCCCGGTCGGCACACAAGAAGGACGCCAAGATTCTGGCGATCTCATCTCAACCAGTGCAAAACACCAAAAAACCTCCATCCATTTCTTTCGGCCCAGAAGACCAATGGTTCAGCGACGCCCCGGAAAACCCACCCATGGTCATAACGGCCAGGGTGGGAACCGGCCTCGTAAAACGGATCCTTGTCGACACTGGAGCTgattcaaacatcatgttccgcaacgtgttcGACGCACTGGGGTTAAAGGATGCCGACTTAACGACCCACCAGCACGGGGTCATCGGGttaggcgaccacttcatcaaaccAGACGGAGTTATTTCCCTACCGATCTCGGTAGGACAAATACGAGGCCGAAGATCGGCGATGGCCGAATTCGTAATCCTTCGagactccacagcctacaacatcatcttgggaagaaaaacaatcaacgaTTTTGAAGCCATAATCAACACCAGGTTGTTAGTTATGAAGTTTGTCACCGATGATGGATCCATAGGGACCATAAGGGGAGACCTCGAGACGGCGGTCGCTTGTGACAACGCCAGCCTTTCCCTTAGAAAGAAGTCCAAGGAAGCATCTGGCGTATTTCTAGCCGACCTTGATGCCAGAGTAGAGGACAAGCCGAGGCCGGAACCAGAAGGGGACCTGGAGAAATTTAGCATCGGGGACGAAGGGGAGAAGTTCACATTCGTTAACAAGAACCTCCCACATGAGCTGAAGGAGCCTTTAATTGAAATGATAAGGGCAAACAGAGACCTGTTCGCATGGACGCCAgctgacatgccaggcatagatccacAAATCATCTCACATCACCTAGCCGTCAAGCCGGAAGCACGCCCAGTGTCTCAACGGAGAAGAAAGATGTCGGCAGAAAGAGCAGAGGAGGTAGCCAAGCAAACGGCCGGCCTCCTAGAGGCAGGTTTCATACGGGAAGTAGACTACTCGACGTGGCTCTCAAATGTGGT GGCAacgtatcaaaggctgatgaacaggaTATTCCACAACCTCATAGGAAAAACGGTCGAAGTTTACGTGGACGACATCCTGGCAAAGACAACACGACCTGATGACCTCCTAAACGACCTGGCAAGCGTATTTGCGTCCCTCCGTCAACATGGTATGAGGCTGAACCCCCTCAAATGCGCCTTTGCCATGGAAGCCGGCaagttcctgggattcatgataACTCAAAGAGGGGTAGAGGCTAACCCGGAGAAGTGCCAGGCAATACTtcagatgaagagcccgggatGTATCAAGGACGTCCAGAGGTTGGCAGGAAGGTTGACATCACTCTCTCGGTTCCTCGGAGCCTCAGCGGCAAAGGCCCTGCCGTTTTTTAACCTCATGAAGAAAGGGATAGCGTTCGAATGGACACCAGCGTGCGAAGAAGCCTTTCGACACTTCAAGGAAGTCTTGGCGGCACCCCCCGTTCTCGGGAAGCCAAGAGACGGGGAACCACTATACCTGTATCTCGCCATAACAAGCGAAGCCCTGGCCGCAGTGCTAGTACGGGAGGACGGGAAAACCCAACAGCCAGTCTACTTCATAAGCAAGGCTCTGCAAGGAGCAGAATTAAGATACAGCAAGTTGGAAAAGCTAGCCCTAGCGCTCCTAACTTCCTCGAGAAGGTTGAAGCAATACTTCCAGAGTCACCAAGTGGTCGTCAGGACAGACCAAGGGATTAGGCAAGTTCTCCAAAAACCCGACctggcgggaagaatgatgacttggtccaTCGAACTCTCCCAATATGACATACGATACGAGCCCCGGCAAGCCATCAAGGCGCAGGCCATGGCGGATTTTTTGGTGGAAGTAGCAGGAGATCCAGGCGAAGACATaggcacacggtggaagctccatgtggacGGAGCATCCAACCAGACCTACGGAGGAGCCGGGATCATCCTAGAAAGTCCAAACGGGGTCGTATACGAACAGTCGGTCAGATTCGAGTTTCCCATCTcgaacaatcaagcagaatacgaagccctcaTTGGAGGCTTAACCCTAGCAACAGAGGTCGGCGCAAAAAGGCTGGAAGTATGCAGCGATTCCCAAGTCATCACTTCCCAAGTGAAcggcagctaccaagccaaggaccccTTGTTgcagaagtacttggaaaaggtcaaaagcttgagccaaaagtTCGACGAGGTCACGATCCAGCATGTACCCAGGGAAAGGAACACACGAGCAGACCTTctatcaaaattagccagcaccaagccaGGGTTGGGAAACCGGTCTCTCATCCAAGGCATGACAAGGGAACCCGCGATCACACTACACATAGCGACCCTAAGTCCTTCAtggctagaccccatcaccaactACCTAGAACACGGCCAAGTCCCTGGTGACGAAAAGGATGCGTTGAAATTAAGGAGGGAAGCGGCCAAGTACGCTGTCATCCAAGGACAGATGTTCAGAAAGGGACTCAGCCAACCCTTACTGAAGTGCCTacaccccgaccaaacggactacgtccTCAAGGAAGTCCACGAGGGCTGCTGTGGGCACCACATCGGAGGaaaagccctagcaaggaagtTGATCCGAGCTGGATACTACTGGCCGACGATGATGGCAGATTCCAAAGAGTTTGTCAAAAAATGCATAAAGTGCCAACAGAACGCCAATTTTGCCAAAGCACCGGCAAACGAGTTAAGCTTGCTGACGACTTCTCGGCCGTTCgctcaatggggagtcgacctcttagggCCCTTCCCTGTCGGCCCTGGGCAGGTCAAATATCTCATAGTGGCAATTGATTACTATACCAAGTGGATAGAAGCCGAACCATTGGCTAGCATATCCTCAGCCCATTGCAGaaaattcatgtggaggcaggtgataacacgGTTCGGGATACCAGAagtcgtcatctcggacaacggcGCACAATTTACTGACAAAAAGTTCACGGGATTTCTCAACGGCCTAGGAATAAGGCAAAAGTTCTCTTCGGTAGAACACCCTCGGACGAATGGACAAGTGGAGTCCGCCAACAAGGTTATCCTTTCAGGGCTAAAGAGGAGGTTGGACAACAAAAAGGGTGCTTGGGCCGACGAACTGGCATCAGTCCTCTGGTCTTACCGAACAACCGAGCAGTCCTCCACCAAGGAAACCCCTTTTCGGCTAACATACGGGGTGGACGCGGTAATACCCGTAGAAATCGGAGAACCAAGCCCACGGCTCCTTTTGAAGGGGGTAGAGGAAGCCGTAGAAAAGGACCTGATAGAGGAAGCCCGAGAAATGGCCCACTTAACAGAAACGGCGCTAAAACAAAGAGTGGCACTCcgctacaacaccaaagtgctcaaGAGGGAACTCGAGCCaaacgacctcgtcctaaggcgaAATGATATCGGCCTGccgaccccaggagaaggcaAGCTGGCGGCCAACTGGGAAGGCCCGTATAGAATCAAGGAAGTGATGGGAAAAGGAGCATTCAAACTAGAAAGACTCGACGGCAAGGAG ACAAATCATCTTGTCGCGAATAACGACACCACCcgacccgggactgatcaccccgggagaaCATCAACTACATTGTAA